The following coding sequences lie in one Micromonospora sp. R77 genomic window:
- a CDS encoding phospholipase, whose amino-acid sequence MPEHQHSYGPTGSGSVLLDLGGNSGALIIYTGPDLHGREIEISRDGEPRTHSAVRERHVRDGVFHSAVYPDLEAGLYTVWWDDRTPAGAICVTGGGIAEFAWPTSAPTVVD is encoded by the coding sequence GTGCCCGAGCACCAGCACAGTTACGGACCGACCGGCAGCGGCAGCGTGCTGCTGGACCTGGGTGGGAACTCCGGTGCCCTGATCATCTACACCGGACCGGACCTGCACGGCCGGGAGATCGAGATCAGCCGGGACGGGGAGCCGCGTACGCACTCGGCGGTCCGCGAGCGGCACGTCCGCGACGGGGTGTTCCACAGTGCCGTCTACCCCGACCTGGAGGCGGGGCTCTATACCGTCTGGTGGGACGACCGGACACCGGCGGGGGCGATCTGTGTCACGGGCGGCGGCATCGCCGAGTTCGCCTGGCCGACCAGCGCGCCGACGGTGGTGGACTGA